The nucleotide sequence GGCACCCCGAATTTCTGCTGTTTTCCTCCCGCCAGAGAAAGCTTTTCAGCGCCTTGGTCGCCGCGGCGCAAAAACACCTCTAAACAGAACAATATGGAAGCTTATCTGAGTCTGTTTTTCATCTCTTTCCTGGCCGCCACCCTGCTGCCCGCCTATTCGGAAGTCGTTTTCGCCGGACTTCTGGCGGCCGGCTACGACCCGCTCCCCCTGTGGGCCTGGGCGACCGCGGGCAATACTCTGGGAGCGGCGGTCAACTGGGTGCTGGGACGTTATCTTTTGCATTTCCAGGATCGACGCTGGTTTCCCTTTCGCGCCGCCAACCTGGGACGCGCGCAACGTTGGTTCCAACGCTACGGCGTATGGTCGCTGCTGATGGCGTGGGCCCCGGTGGGCGGCGACGCCCTGACCTTCATCGCCGGCTTCATGCGGGTGCGCTTCGACGTTTTCTTTCTCCTCACCGGGATAGGCAAAGGAGTGCGCTACGCCATCCTGCTGGGGCTGATGAATTGGATAGACGGTTTATTGCCCTTGGTCGGGTGATTGACGAAGCCATGCTTCCAACTCCGGCAGACACGAGCCGCAGTTGCTTCCCGCCCCGAGTTGCCGGCCGATGTCCTCCACCGAAGTCAGTCCTTGCTCGATGGCCTGGCGGATCGCCTGCTCGGATATCCGAAAACAAGCACAAACCGTCCGCTCGCCGCCGCACCCGCTGGCCGAATGGCCGCTCACCAACCGCATCCGGTCGTCGCGGGTGAGGACCGGTTTCTCGAACAAATCGTTCAGGCTTTCGCGGGGCGGAAGATCGGGATCGGGACCGATGAAAATGGCCGCCTCCAGCTTCTCGCCGTTCAACACCGCCGCCCGGTATTGATTGCGGAGGGTGTCGTGATATTCGATCCAAATATCTCCTTCCGTCCCCAATAGTTCGCGCGCCCGTCCCGCCCATTCGGGGGGAGCGGCGTCGCCGGCGGCCTCGTAACGCCAGAGCGCCTCCCCCGCCCGGACGCGGGCCCAGTAACGGGCGTACCGGAGGCGGGGATGGATTGCCTTTCGGCTGAGGACGAAACCGTACCAGGCGCATGGGCAGGGACGGATCGCGGCCGGCGCGTGCTTGAATTCCGGCTGGCCGGAAATCGGATCGGTATTCGCCGCCACCAGGGTATTGACCCGCCCTTGCCCGGTGAATTGCCCGTTCCAGTGCATGGGAACGAACAGGCTGCCGGGGCGCTGCCGCTCGCTGAGTTTGACTCGCATCAGGACTTCTTTCCCATCCTTTCCCCGCACCCAGGCCAGACCTTGTTCCGTCAGACTCAGATTTCGGGCATCGTCGGGATGGATCTCCACGAACGGTTCGGGCGCATGGCCGGCCAAGCGCGGCACGGCGCCGGTGCGCGCCATGGTATGCCACTGATCGCGTACCCGCCCGGTGTTGAGCACGAACGGTAGATCATTATCCGGCAACCGGGCGGGGACTCTCGGGGTGACGGCGACGAAGCGGGCGCGGCCGTTGGGAGTCGGGAAACGGCCATCCCCGAACAGACGCGGGGTGCCTCGAGGAGCGGCGACGGTCACCGGCCACGGCAGCGGTTCCAACTCATCGTATTCGGCGTCGGTCAAATCGGCCAGAACACCGATATCGAACTGCCTTTCGCCAGCGTTTTCGAATCCCGACAGGGCGGCGTGCTCGCGGAAAATCGCCGCCGGCGAGGCGTAGTCGAATTGCGCTCCGTACCCCATCGCCTTGGCCACCCGGGAAACGATCCACCAGTCGGGACGGGCCTCTCCGGGCGGCGTCCGAAAGGAGCGCTGCCTGGAAACGATTCGGCTGGAGTTGGTCACGGTGCCGTCCTTCTCTCCCCAGGTGGCGGCGGGAAGGAGCACATCGGCGAGCGCCGCGGTATCGGTATCGCCGACGCAATCGGACACCACCACGAATTCGCAATCGGCCAAAGCCCTCTTGACCTGGTCCGCGTCGGGCAGGCTCACCACCGGATTGGTGGCCATGATCCAGACCGCCTTGATCTTGCCCGAGGCGATCGAATCGAACAATTCCACCGCCTTGAGACCGGGTTCGGACGCCACCCGGGGAGCGTCCCAGAAGCGCCCCACCCGTTCCCGGGCGATCGGATCCTCGATTGCCATGTGCGCGGCCAATTGGGTTGCCAGTCCGCCCACTTCACGTCCGCCCATGGCGTTGGGTTGCCCGGTGAGAGACAGCGGTCCGCAGCCCTTCCGGCCGATACGGCCGGTGAGCAGATGGCAGTTGAGCAAGGCGTTGAGCTTGTCGGTGCCGCTGGAAGACTGGTTGAGCCCCTGGGAATAGCAACTCACCACCCGGCGGCTTGCGGCGAACCGGGCGTAGAAGGTGCGGACCAGATCCGGGGGCAAATCGCACGCCCGGGCCACGGTTGGGATGTCCGGCGCACTGGCTTCGGCCTCGGCAAGAGCCGCTTCCAGCCCTTCCGTATGTTCGCGGACGAAGATCTCGTCCATGCAGCCGCTTCCGTGCAAATAGTGCAGCAGACCATTGAACAAGACCGCATCGCTGCCCGGCTTCAGGGGCAGATGCAAGGAAGCGCGATCGGCGGTGTAAGTGCGCCGGGGATCGATCGCCACCACGTAAAGCTTCGGGTTTTCCCGCTTCGCCTCGGCGAGACGCCGAAACAACACCGGGTGGCACCAGGCCAGATTGGTACCCGCCAGCACCACCAGGTCCGCCCGGCTCAAATCCTCGTAAGACGCCGGGACGCAATCCTCGCCGAACGCGCGCTTGTGCGCCATCACCGGCGACGACATGCAGAGCCGCGAGTTGGTGTCGATGTTGGCCGAACCGATGAATCCTTTCATCAACTTGTTGGCGACGTAGTAATCCTCGGTCAGAAGCTGCCCCGACACATAAAAGGCCACCGCCTCGGGGCCACAGCGGTCGATCACCTGGCGAAACTTGCCGGCCACGGCGCCGATCGCTTCCTCCCATCCGACACGTTGGCCACGGATGCGGGGATGGCGCAGCCGTTCGGGCAAATCGACGGTTTCGGCAAGTGCGGTCCCCTTGGAGCAAAGCCGTCCTTGATTGGCGGGATGATACTCATCGCCACGGACGCTGACGCCGCCTTTTTCAAGCGTGACTTGCACGCCGCAGCCGACGCCGCAATAGGGGCAGGTGGTCCGGATCGGTTTCATGATTCCTCCTGCCGGCGACGCTTGAGCAGTATCCGCTCCGCCTGACACCCCAGGTAAACATAGATTCCCAGGCCGATCAGCAGCCCCACCGCCGCCAGCATCATCCAGACCGCCGAACTGAGCAGTTCGGTTTCCGTCTTCAGGGATCCCTTGAACATCATCAGCAGGGCCTCAATGGAGACGGCGATCAGAATCGCGCCGATAAACCGGGTGATGGTGCGCCGCGTGGCACTGAGACGGAAAATATCCTTGTGCAAAAGCACTTCCTCTTCCAAGGTCGTCTTGCCCAGATCGAATACCGCCAACGCCAAGGTCAGGTAAATGATGGCGCTGAGGGATTTATAGCTGAGGGTGGGGACGCGCGCGGTGGGCGTCAGCATGGCGACCAATTCGCTCCCGGCGGACAAAATCAGGGCCGCCGCGACGCTGAACAAGCCTATCGCGATCAAGGCGTAAACCGCCTTGAAATAGGGCTCCAAACGCCGCCGCTTGCTGTCGCCCTGCAAATAACTGAGGAGTTTCGCCAAGTCCACGTCCATCACCAAAAAGCGTTCCCCGCCGGAGCTCTTCAAGCGAGTGGCGGCGGATAGGCACAAGCGACTGTTGGCGGTGGAAAGATAAGGGTCGGTGACCACGTTGACCCCGTTCTGGGCGGCGGCGAGGAAATAGGGCCGGCGACTGCGATCGATCCCTTGCCCCTGATCGGGATAGGTCGTACCGCCCAACCACAAATTGGGACTGCATTGCATGCCCTGTTCGTCGAGGAAATAAATCATCGAAACGAAAGGGTAGCGCCGCCCCAAATCCTTGAGCAGGTCTTTGGTTTTGCGGGTCTGCCAGTGGAAAAACTGCTCGTCGGCGAAACCGATGAGAATCGATTCGATCAAGCGGCGAATCGCCTGCCGGTGTTCTCGGTGGCGTTCGATCAATTGCAAGTGGTCGATGCTGGACATGGAGTCTCCGCTGAAAACAGCCGCGGGCCGGGCACGGCGTTCGGTGAAATTCATAGAATGATCAGAAAGGTGGCCAAATAAGTCGCCGTGGCGTAACCGCAGGCCAGCCAGAAGCAGAAGGTTCGGGATTTTTCCAGAAACCGATGAAAGATATGCTCCAGCACCGCCAACCACCATAGGGGGAACAACAAGAGGGTGTAAAAAGCCAACTGTTGCCTGCCGGTCTCCACCACCAGCAGCCAGATGCTCGCCGGCACCGCCAACAGACCGACCACGCTGGTCGACCCCAATAAGATTGCCAAAATGAGCCGGAAAGCCTGACGCTTACCCACCAGAGCGGTAAGCCCCGCGGTGAAAGCCAGGATCAACATCATCTCGACGACGGTAGCCAATAAGCCTTCGGCCGGACTGGTAAAGAGACTCTGCAAAATCCAAAAAACGACGAAATAACTCCCCAGCGCATGGGTATAGATTTTCTCCAGACGCTCTATCGCAGGGAGCCGCCACATAAAGACGCACGGCGCAATGAATGTTTTGATTTCCTCGAACATTCCGCATCATCACTGATATTAACCACACCCTATGTTTTAAGCATCATCCATGCCATGAATAATCACGAAAGATCGCCGATCGCCCCCCCCAAAAAACGGCGATAAAAGAGGGAATGCCTTTCAATCTGCACCATTGTGATGCACCGGAGACCCCGCCCCATCGCTCTCTCCTTGGCGGGAGAGGATGGATGCCATTGGCGTTTGTTTCAAAACACTGAAAGACTGTCTTTTTGTATTCTCGGCGCGAAATTTGCGTTATAAATAATGGATAGCTTGGTTCCACAAACCCGACAGGAGGCTTCTCTTAGCTATGAATAAGCTGGAAATGACCGAAAAGATCATGGCGGCAAAATCCGAAATCGGCCTGGGCTGGGAAGCGATCGCGGAACAAGTGGGCTTGTCGCCCGTATTCTTGACTTCCGCCTGCCTGGGCATGAACAGTCTCAAGCCCGAATTCGCCGATAGGCTTTGCCAGATCCTGGGACTGCCCGCTGAAATCTCGTCCGCGTTGCAAGCATTTCCCCATAAACATTGGGATCAAATCCCCACCGATCCGGTGATTTATCGATTTCACGAAGTCATCGGCGTGTATGGAGAAACCCTCAAGGAGTTGATTCACGAAAAATTCGGCGACGGCATCATGAGCGCGATCGATTTCTCCATGGAGATCGACAAGGAAGCCAATCCCGCCGGGGATCGGGTAGTTATCACCATGAACGGCAAATTTCTTCCCTATAAGCGTTGGTGACCCTCCGCAATCCGGACGATGCCCGCCGTTTGGCGACCCGACATGCGCTCAGCCATCGAACCGTAATGCCGGGAGCGAGCCACCGCGGGCATCGAGTGCCGGCACAGATTTGAATCATCGCGCACCGATGCCGTGCATCTGCGGTCCGTCCACTTTGCCCCGCCCAAGTCCCCATGCCCTGCCTTTCCTCCTTGAAATCGGCCGGCGCTCCTTTCCCGACCGCCTGTTTTCATGACATTTTTTCAACAGATTTTTTTGGCATGATACGTGCTTGAATATCTGCAAGTCAGGATTCGGGCGTCGACCCGGCGCGCGATTTTAATCCAGGCAATCGGCAGATTTCGATGCGTGTGGCAACGATGCCCGCGCCAGAACGTTTGCCCCGACAACGGCGGCTAGCGCGGCAGATCGGCGTCCCGATCGTCCGCCACAAAACAGACAGGCCAAAGGCGGCCTGAAACGGACAACGGCGTCCATTATCCCGAACGAATTCGGATCGGGGTAATGGGCGCTTTTTTTTGGAACAAACGGGAGAAACGCATATGACTCTCACGGTCGACAACGAATACACGAACAAGGCGGAATCCCGCCGTGGATCTCTGAAAAAAGCCTTGCTGGCCTTGGCGGCTTGCACGTTTTTGGGAGGCGCCGTCCTATCCCTTTCCGCCCGGGCGGAGATCGGCGAGGCCGAGAAGATGGACTTGAAGTTCGGCTTCATCAAGCTGACCGACATGGCGCCCCTGGCGATCGCCTACGAGAAACATTTTTTCGAGGAGGAAGGGCTTTACGTCACCCTGGAAGCCCAAGCCAACTGGAAGGTGCTCCTCGACGGTGTCATCGAGGGGCGTCTCGACGGCGCCCACATGCTGGCGGGCCAACCCTTGGCCGCGACCATCGGCTTCGGCACCCGGGCCCATATCGTCACCCCCTTCAGCATGGATCTCAACGGCAACGGGATCACCGTTTCCAATCCGGTCTGGCAACAAATGAAGCCCAACCTTTCCAAGCTGCCCGACGGCCGGCCCGAGCATCCGATTAGCGCCGAGGCGCTGAAGCCGGTGGTGGCGCAATACAAGGCCGAAGGCAAACCCTTCAAGATGGGGATGGTCTTCCCAGTCTCGACCCACAATTACGAGCTGCGCTACTGGCTCGCCGCGGGGGGACTCCATCCGGGGTACTATGCCCCCCACAAAGGGGATACCAGCGGGACCCTCCGGGCCGACGTGCTGCTGTCGGTCACCCCGCCGCCGCAAATGCCCGCCACCCTGGAGGCCGGCACCATCTACGGCTACTGCGTGGGCGAGCCCTGGAATCAGCAGGCGGTGTTCAAGGACATCGGCGTGCCGGTCATCACCGACTACGAGATCTGGAAAAACAATCCGGAGAAAGTGTTCGGCATGACCAAGGCATTCACCGAGCAATACCCCAACACCACCATCCGCGTGGTCAAGGCGCTGATCCGGGCCGCCAAATGGCTCGACGAGGACGACAACAAGAACCGCCCCGAAGCGGTGAAGATCCTCTCCCAGCCCTACTACGTGGGGGCCGACAACCAGGTGATCGCCAACTCCATGACCGGCACCTTCGAATACGAGAAGGGGGACAAGCGTTCGGTGCCCGACTTCAACGTGTTCTTTCGCTACCACGCCACCTATCCCTACTATTCGGACGCGGTTTGGTATCTGACGCAAATGCGGCGTTGGGGACAAATACCGGAGCACAAACCGGACGATTGGTACATGCAGACGGCCAAGAAAGTCTACCGCCCCGACCTTTACCGCAAGGCGGCGGAAGCGCTGATCGCCGAAGGCAAGATGAAGCCTTCCGACTTTCCCGACTTCACCGAGGAGACGGGGTTTCGCCCCCCGCAGACCGAGTTCATCGACGGGATCACTTTCGACGGCACCCAACCCAACGCCTACCTGGAACAATTTCCCATCGGCCTGAAAGGCAAAGACAAACTCTAAGCCGATAAGGAGGGCAATCGCCATGACGCAAACCATCGCTTCATCTCATGCCATGACGTTTCTGAATCGTCTCACCCATTTATTCGAACGCATCGATCTGCGCCCCACCGCCCGGGGCATTCTGGCTCCCCTGCTGGCGATCGGAATATTCCTCGTGCTGTGGTCGGTGGGCGCCCGGCAAGTCCATACTTCCCTGGGCGTCCTGCCCGGCCCCGTCCAGGTATGGGAACAGAGCGTGGCGCTGTGGCAGGAGCACCGAGCCGAGCGGGACAGGGAACAGGCCTTCTACGAGCGTCTGCAAAAACGCATCGAAAAGACTCAATCCCCGGAGAGAGTCGAGCGTCTCAGGAAGCTCGCCTATTCCGGCAGAGCGACCTTCATCGATCAGATGTTCACCAGCCTGAAGACCGTGGCGACGGGCTTTTTGCTGGCCTCTTTGATCGCCATTCCCTTCGGCATCGTCATCGGATTGAATCCCACGCTCCATCGGGCGTTCAACCCCCTCATCCAGCTCTTCAAACCAGTATCCCCCCTCGCCTGGCTGCCTCTGGTGACGATGATCGTATCCGCCCTTTACGTCTCCAAGGACCCCGTGTTCTCCAAGGCTTACGTCACCTCGGCCATCACCGTCACCCTGTGCTGCCTGTGGCCGACCCTGATCAACACCGCGGTAGGCGTATCCGGGGTCAGTCAGGACCTCCTCAACGTCAGCCGGGTACTGCGGCTGGGCTGGTTCACCAAGACCTGGAAGATCGTCCTGCCGTCGGCGATTCCGATGATCTTCACCGGCCTGCGTTTATCTCTCGGCATCGGCTGGATGGTGCTCATCGCCGCGGAAATGCTGGCCCAGAACCCGGGGTTGGGCAAATTCGTCTGGGACGAATTCCAAAACGGCAGCTCCGACTCGCTGGCTCGAATCATGGTGGCCGTCGTCGCCATCGGCTTCATCGGGCTGCTGCTCGACCGCGGCATGCTGGGCTTGCAGAAAACGGTCGACTGGGACAAGCAGGCCGTGCTGCGCTGATCGCCCGAGGCTATCCGACAACGAAATCAAGGAGATTTTCATGACTCCCTACCTCAACATCGACCATGTGAGCATCACTTTTCCCACGGAGAAGGGGCCGCTCAATGTCCTAAACCGAATCAATCTCAAGATGAAGCAGGGCGAGTTCGTCTCCCTGATCGGCCATTCCGGGTGCGGCAAATCCACGGTGCTCAATATCGTCGCAGGACTTTTGCAGCCCACCGAAGGCGGGGTCGTTCTGGAAAACAAGGAGGTCAACGACCCCGGACCGGAGCGGGCGGTGGTCTTCCAGAACCACTCGCTCCTGCCCTGGCTGTCGGTCTACGACAATGTCCGTCTGGCCGTCGACCGGGTATTCAGGAAAACCAAATCCAAGGCGGAACGGCACGAGTGGACCCTGACCAATCTGGAGTTGGTCCACATGAGCCACGCCCTCGAGCGCAAACCCCACGAAATCTCCGGCGGCATGAAGCAGCGGGTGGGCATCGCCCGCGCCCTGGCCATGGAGCCCAAGGTGCTGCTGATGGACGAACCCTTCGGCGCGCTCGATTCCCTGACCCGCACCCATATGCAGGATTCCCTCATGGACATTCAGGCGCGGCTGGGCAATACCGTGATCATGATCACCCACGACGTGGACGAGGCGGTGCTGCTCTCCGACCGGGTGGTGATGATGACCAACGGCCCCGCCGCCCGGATCGGCGAAATTCTTTCCATCGACCTGCCGCGCCCGCGCGACCGCCTGGCGCTGGCGGAGAATTCCACCTTCAACCATTACCGCGCGGAAATCGTCCGCTTCCTGCACGAGCGGCATCTGGAATCGGGGGCGGAGGACTCACCCCGCCCTCCGGGGGACAGGACGACGACGGGCGCCAAAAACCAGACCGCCAAACTTCGCTTGATCGCCTAACCGATTTAATCACCAAGGAGAATCGTTCATGAGCCTACCCTCACCCGCAGCTGCCGGCAGACGCCTCGTTCCCGGCCTGCTCATCGTCGCGCTGATCCCCTCGGTCGGTCGGTCGGACGATCTGTTGCATCCGGTCGCGGACGCGCTTCAGGGAGAATGGGGCCGGATCCAAGCCGACACCCGCTACCGCTACGAATACGTGGACGAGGAAAACGGTCGGGAGGAAGCCCACGCTTCCACCCTGCGCCTGCGGCTGGGCTATCTCACGCCACGCTTTCAGGGTTTGCAGGGCTATGCCGAAATGGAAGGCAACTGGGAAGTGGGACCCGACCGCTACAACAGCCTGCGCAACAACGAGACGGGGCGCTCCGTCGTCGCCGACCCCCAGGAAACCGAACTCAACCAGCTCTGGGTGTCGTTCAACGCCGTCCCCGACACTTTCATCAAAGCCGGCCGCCAGCGGATCATCTATGACAACCATCGCTTCATCGGCAACGTGGGCTGGCGCCAATTGGAACAAACCTACGACGCCGTGCGCCTGACCAACAATTCGATTCCCGATCTAACCGCCGACGTCGCCTTTCTCTGGCGGGTGCAGAACATCCTCTCGCGAACCGTGGATATGAATTCGCCGCTGCTGAACGTCGCCTATACCGGTCTCCCCTTCGGCAAGCTGACCGCCTACGGCTACTGGTTGGATTACGACGACCGCCGCGACAGCGCCAACTTCGCCCTTTCCAGCCAAACCTACGGGCTGCGCTTCGACGGCGGCTACGCCGTGACCGACAAAGTCAAACTGCTCTATACCGCCGAATACGCCCGGCAGATGGACTATCAGCGCAATCCCAACGATTACGCCACCGATTATTACCACTTCATGGGCGGCGTCTCGGCCTATTCCGTCACTTTGAAAGGGGCGATCGAAAACCTGACCGCCGACAATGGGGTCGGCTTCCGCACCCCGCTCGCCACGCTTCACGCTTTTCAGGGCTGGGCGGACAAATTCCTCGCCACCCCGCCCAATGGCGTCCGCGACGTTCAGGCTTCGGTGGGAATCAATCTATGGGGCGCGACGCTCCTGGGTGTCTATCACGACTTCCACGACGAAAACGGCGGCGTCCGTTACGGCCAGGAGTTCGATGCGCTGTTGACTCGGACTTTCGGCAAACATGTCAGCGTGCTTTTGAAATACGCCTATTACGACGCCCAAAAGTTCTCCATCGATACCCACAAAGTATGGGGGCAAGTGGCGTTGAATTTCTAATCCATCAACAACCCATTTAAGGAGTATACCCATGTCCTATTTAGTTCCGACAGAATTCGTGACCAAAATGGTGGATGCCGGCGAATCCAAAATCTATATGTCGACCCGCGATACGGTCATCCGAGCCTATATGGCCGGCGCGATCCTGGCGTTGGCCGCGGTGTTCGCGGTGACCGCCTCGGTCCAGACCGGTTATCCGCTCATCGGCGCCATTTTGTTCCCGGTCGGCTTTTCGATGCTCTATCTGCTGGGCTTCGACCTGCTTACCGGCGTGTTCGTGCTGACGCCGCTGGCCTGGCTCGACAAGCGGCCGGGGGTGACCATCGGCGGCATCTTGAGAAACTGGGGGCTGGTGTTCATCGGCAACTTCCTCGGCGCGCTCACCGTCGCGGTGATGATGTCGATCGTTTTCACCTACGGTTTCTCGACCGAACCCAACGAAGTCGGCAAAGTCATCGCGACCATCGGCAAAAAACGCACCGTGGGATACGCCGAGTACGGCCTGGCCGGCATGTTGACGCTGTTTATCAGAGGCATGCTTTGCAACTGGATGGTATCGACCGGGGTGGTCGGCGCGATGATATCCACCTCGGTCAGCGGCAAGGTGATCGCCATGTGGATGCCGGTCATGCTCTTTTTCGGCATGGCTTTCGAGCATTCGGTGGTCAACATGTTTCTGTTTCCCTCGGGTTTGATCATGGGCGGGGACTTCTCGATCATGGATTATTTGATCTGGAACGAAATTCCGACGGTGCTGGGAAACCTGGTCGGCGGGCTGGCGTTTACCGGGTCGACCTTATACGTCACCCACATTAAAACCGCCCCCAAACGGGTCATCCGCCCCAAGGAGGCCATCCATTCCAAGCAGCAAGCCGTTTAACCGCCGCCACCCGGAACCTCTGCCCGCGATCTATCCAGGGGTGATAGATTCTTAACCAGGAAGCAGAGGTTCCCCTTTCCATTGAGAGAAAAATGCCCGGTCAATTGAGCATCTCTTTGGGCCAATACTCGGATAAGGGCCGGAAGCAAATCAATCAGGATTTCCACGGCGCTTATGTTCCCGAAGAACCTCGATTAAGCGCCAAAGGCATCGCGGTGGCATTGGCCGACGGCATCGGCAGCAGCGAAGTCAGCCAAATCGCCAGCGCCGCGGCGGTTACGGGATTTTTGGAAGATTATTTTTCTACGCCGGACGCCTGGTCCGTAAAGAAGTCCGCTCAACAAGTATTGAGCGCAACCAACGCATGGCTGTATTCACAAACCCGGCAAAGCCGATACCGTTACGATCAAGACCGGGGGTACATATGCACCTTCAGCGCTCTGATTCTCAAATCGACCACCGTTTACCTCTTTCATATCGGTGACGCACGCATCTATCGCTTACAAGGCAATGGCCTGGAGCAATTGACCGACGACCACAGGCTTTGGGTTTCTCAGGACAAAAGCTATCTGAGTCGGGCGCTGGGTATCGGCCCCCATCTGGAAATCGATTATCAAGCCCTGCCGCTGGATCGGTCGGACTGCTTCCTATTGATGACCGACGGCGTGTACGAATATGTCGGCGAGCGTTTCATCGTCGACACCCTCGCCCAAGATGACGCCGATCTGGACACCGCCGCCCAAACCATCGCAGCCGAAGCCCACAAACAAGGCAGCCCGGACAATCTGACCGCTCAGATCGTCCGGGTCGAGGCGTTGCC is from Methylohalobius crimeensis 10Ki and encodes:
- a CDS encoding YqaA family protein, which produces MEAYLSLFFISFLAATLLPAYSEVVFAGLLAAGYDPLPLWAWATAGNTLGAAVNWVLGRYLLHFQDRRWFPFRAANLGRAQRWFQRYGVWSLLMAWAPVGGDALTFIAGFMRVRFDVFFLLTGIGKGVRYAILLGLMNWIDGLLPLVG
- a CDS encoding nitrate reductase — translated: MKPIRTTCPYCGVGCGVQVTLEKGGVSVRGDEYHPANQGRLCSKGTALAETVDLPERLRHPRIRGQRVGWEEAIGAVAGKFRQVIDRCGPEAVAFYVSGQLLTEDYYVANKLMKGFIGSANIDTNSRLCMSSPVMAHKRAFGEDCVPASYEDLSRADLVVLAGTNLAWCHPVLFRRLAEAKRENPKLYVVAIDPRRTYTADRASLHLPLKPGSDAVLFNGLLHYLHGSGCMDEIFVREHTEGLEAALAEAEASAPDIPTVARACDLPPDLVRTFYARFAASRRVVSCYSQGLNQSSSGTDKLNALLNCHLLTGRIGRKGCGPLSLTGQPNAMGGREVGGLATQLAAHMAIEDPIARERVGRFWDAPRVASEPGLKAVELFDSIASGKIKAVWIMATNPVVSLPDADQVKRALADCEFVVVSDCVGDTDTAALADVLLPAATWGEKDGTVTNSSRIVSRQRSFRTPPGEARPDWWIVSRVAKAMGYGAQFDYASPAAIFREHAALSGFENAGERQFDIGVLADLTDAEYDELEPLPWPVTVAAPRGTPRLFGDGRFPTPNGRARFVAVTPRVPARLPDNDLPFVLNTGRVRDQWHTMARTGAVPRLAGHAPEPFVEIHPDDARNLSLTEQGLAWVRGKDGKEVLMRVKLSERQRPGSLFVPMHWNGQFTGQGRVNTLVAANTDPISGQPEFKHAPAAIRPCPCAWYGFVLSRKAIHPRLRYARYWARVRAGEALWRYEAAGDAAPPEWAGRARELLGTEGDIWIEYHDTLRNQYRAAVLNGEKLEAAIFIGPDPDLPPRESLNDLFEKPVLTRDDRMRLVSGHSASGCGGERTVCACFRISEQAIRQAIEQGLTSVEDIGRQLGAGSNCGSCLPELEAWLRQSPDQGQ
- a CDS encoding PDC sensor domain-containing protein, with the translated sequence MSSIDHLQLIERHREHRQAIRRLIESILIGFADEQFFHWQTRKTKDLLKDLGRRYPFVSMIYFLDEQGMQCSPNLWLGGTTYPDQGQGIDRSRRPYFLAAAQNGVNVVTDPYLSTANSRLCLSAATRLKSSGGERFLVMDVDLAKLLSYLQGDSKRRRLEPYFKAVYALIAIGLFSVAAALILSAGSELVAMLTPTARVPTLSYKSLSAIIYLTLALAVFDLGKTTLEEEVLLHKDIFRLSATRRTITRFIGAILIAVSIEALLMMFKGSLKTETELLSSAVWMMLAAVGLLIGLGIYVYLGCQAERILLKRRRQEES
- the cynS gene encoding cyanase, with the protein product MNKLEMTEKIMAAKSEIGLGWEAIAEQVGLSPVFLTSACLGMNSLKPEFADRLCQILGLPAEISSALQAFPHKHWDQIPTDPVIYRFHEVIGVYGETLKELIHEKFGDGIMSAIDFSMEIDKEANPAGDRVVITMNGKFLPYKRW
- a CDS encoding CmpA/NrtA family ABC transporter substrate-binding protein produces the protein MTLTVDNEYTNKAESRRGSLKKALLALAACTFLGGAVLSLSARAEIGEAEKMDLKFGFIKLTDMAPLAIAYEKHFFEEEGLYVTLEAQANWKVLLDGVIEGRLDGAHMLAGQPLAATIGFGTRAHIVTPFSMDLNGNGITVSNPVWQQMKPNLSKLPDGRPEHPISAEALKPVVAQYKAEGKPFKMGMVFPVSTHNYELRYWLAAGGLHPGYYAPHKGDTSGTLRADVLLSVTPPPQMPATLEAGTIYGYCVGEPWNQQAVFKDIGVPVITDYEIWKNNPEKVFGMTKAFTEQYPNTTIRVVKALIRAAKWLDEDDNKNRPEAVKILSQPYYVGADNQVIANSMTGTFEYEKGDKRSVPDFNVFFRYHATYPYYSDAVWYLTQMRRWGQIPEHKPDDWYMQTAKKVYRPDLYRKAAEALIAEGKMKPSDFPDFTEETGFRPPQTEFIDGITFDGTQPNAYLEQFPIGLKGKDKL
- a CDS encoding ABC transporter permease; its protein translation is MTQTIASSHAMTFLNRLTHLFERIDLRPTARGILAPLLAIGIFLVLWSVGARQVHTSLGVLPGPVQVWEQSVALWQEHRAERDREQAFYERLQKRIEKTQSPERVERLRKLAYSGRATFIDQMFTSLKTVATGFLLASLIAIPFGIVIGLNPTLHRAFNPLIQLFKPVSPLAWLPLVTMIVSALYVSKDPVFSKAYVTSAITVTLCCLWPTLINTAVGVSGVSQDLLNVSRVLRLGWFTKTWKIVLPSAIPMIFTGLRLSLGIGWMVLIAAEMLAQNPGLGKFVWDEFQNGSSDSLARIMVAVVAIGFIGLLLDRGMLGLQKTVDWDKQAVLR
- a CDS encoding ABC transporter ATP-binding protein — translated: MTPYLNIDHVSITFPTEKGPLNVLNRINLKMKQGEFVSLIGHSGCGKSTVLNIVAGLLQPTEGGVVLENKEVNDPGPERAVVFQNHSLLPWLSVYDNVRLAVDRVFRKTKSKAERHEWTLTNLELVHMSHALERKPHEISGGMKQRVGIARALAMEPKVLLMDEPFGALDSLTRTHMQDSLMDIQARLGNTVIMITHDVDEAVLLSDRVVMMTNGPAARIGEILSIDLPRPRDRLALAENSTFNHYRAEIVRFLHERHLESGAEDSPRPPGDRTTTGAKNQTAKLRLIA
- a CDS encoding alginate export family protein; translated protein: MSLPSPAAAGRRLVPGLLIVALIPSVGRSDDLLHPVADALQGEWGRIQADTRYRYEYVDEENGREEAHASTLRLRLGYLTPRFQGLQGYAEMEGNWEVGPDRYNSLRNNETGRSVVADPQETELNQLWVSFNAVPDTFIKAGRQRIIYDNHRFIGNVGWRQLEQTYDAVRLTNNSIPDLTADVAFLWRVQNILSRTVDMNSPLLNVAYTGLPFGKLTAYGYWLDYDDRRDSANFALSSQTYGLRFDGGYAVTDKVKLLYTAEYARQMDYQRNPNDYATDYYHFMGGVSAYSVTLKGAIENLTADNGVGFRTPLATLHAFQGWADKFLATPPNGVRDVQASVGINLWGATLLGVYHDFHDENGGVRYGQEFDALLTRTFGKHVSVLLKYAYYDAQKFSIDTHKVWGQVALNF